In Oncorhynchus kisutch isolate 150728-3 linkage group LG5, Okis_V2, whole genome shotgun sequence, a genomic segment contains:
- the LOC109884123 gene encoding POC1 centriolar protein homolog A yields MTSALDDPTLERHFKGHRDTITSVDFNCNMKQIATGSMDSCLMIWNLKPQMRAYRFVGHKDAVTSVQFSPSGHLVASASRDKTVRLWVPSVKGESTAFRAHTGTVRSVSFSGDGQTLVTASDDKTLKVWTVHRQKFLFSLNQHINWVRCAKFSPDGRLIVSASDDKSIKIWDKTSQECIHSFYEHGGYVNYADFHPSGTCIAAACTDNTVKVWDIRTNKLLQHYQVHSGVVNSLSFHPSGNYLITASNDSTMKILDLLEGRLLYTLHGHQGPVTCVTFSRTGDYLCLRRI; encoded by the exons ATGACTTCCGCATTG GATGACCCAACCCTGGAGAGGCACTTCAAGGGCCACAGAGACACCATAACAAGcgttgacttcaactgtaacatgAAACAAATTG CGACCGGCTCCATGGACTCCTGTCTCATGATCTGGAACTTGAAGCCCCAAATGAGAGCCTATCGGTTCGTGGGACATAAAGACGCGGTGACGTCAGTCCAGTTCTCTCCCTCCGGACACCTGGTGGCCTCAGCTTCCAGGGACAAGACTGTCCGCCTCTGGGTGCCCAGTGT TAAGGGCGAGTCCACGGCGTTCCGAGCCCACACCGGAACGGTGCGTAGTGTCAGTTTCTCCGGTGATGGACAGACCTTGGTCACCGCGTCCGATGACAAAACTCTCAAAGTCTGGACCGTTCACCGACAGAAGTTCCTTTTCTCTCTCAACCAACACATCAACTGGGTCCGCTGTGCCAA GTTTTCACCAGACGGCAGGTTGATAGTATCGGCCAGTGACGACAAGAGCATTAAGATCTGGGACAAGACGAGTCAGGAGTGTATCCACTCATTCTATGAACATGGAGG GTATGTGAACTATGCCGACTTCCATCCCAGTGGAACATGCATTGCTGCTGCTTGCACAGACAACACTGTCAAGGTCTGGGACATCAGGACCAACAAATTACTGCAGCATTACCAAG TTCACAGCGGAGTGGTGAACAgtctatccttccatccatctGGTAACTACCTGATAACAGCCTCTAATGACTCCACTATGAAGATACTGGACCTGCTGGAGGGACGGCTGCTCTACACACTGCACGGACaccag GGCCCAGTCACATGTGTCACGTTCTCCAGGACCGGAGACTACCTTTGCCTCAGGAGGATCTGA